A genomic segment from Dasypus novemcinctus isolate mDasNov1 chromosome X, mDasNov1.1.hap2, whole genome shotgun sequence encodes:
- the LOC101429762 gene encoding histone H2B 7-like codes for MAEPSEVYLCRNTPAKADPDPEMAVPEAQEADPDARQADPDPEEADTEPEEADPDPEEADSAPEEADPDSEEADPDPEEADPHPEKVDAKTKKQKRRKRCRQESFSVYISKVLKQVHDDLAISRQALSVMDSFVNDIFERIADEAARLARYTGRSTITSREIQTAVRLLLPGEIGKHAVSEGTKAVIRYTSHK; via the coding sequence TGAACCTTCTGAGGTTTACCTCTGCCGAAACACCCCTGCGAAGGCGGATCCCGATCCCGAGATGGCTGTTCCCGAAGCTCAGGAGGCCGATCCTGATGCTCGGCAGGCCGACCCGGATCCTGAGGAGGCCGATACCGAGCCTGAGGAGGCAGATCCGGATCCTGAGGAGGCTGATTCTGCTCCTGAGGAGGCCGATCCTGATTCTGAGGAGGCCGATCCTGATCCTGAGGAGGCCGATCCCCATCCTGAGAAAGTCGACGCTAAGACCAAGAAGCAGAAGAGGCGAAAGCGATGCCGCCAAGAGAGTTTCTCCGTCTACATCAGCAAGGTTTTGAAGCAGGTTCACGATGACCTGGCCATTTCACGCCAGGCCTTGAGCGTCATGGATTCTTTCGTTAACGACATCTTCGAGCGCATCGCGGACGAGGCCGCTCGCCTGGCTCGTTACACCGGGCGCTCAACCATCACCTCCAGAGAGATCCAGACCGCCGTGCGCCTGCTGCTGCCGGGGGAGATAGGCAAGCATGCCGTGTCTGAGGGCACCAAGGCCGTCATCAGGTACACCAGCCACAAGTGA